From one Doryrhamphus excisus isolate RoL2022-K1 chromosome 9, RoL_Dexc_1.0, whole genome shotgun sequence genomic stretch:
- the LOC131135443 gene encoding collagen alpha-3(VI) chain-like — MSRIMCAAVDRQPGGRDVVFLLDGSDATRNGFPAMRDFVQRVVETLSVDDKKDRVSVVQYSRDAAVQFYLNTYTTKGQILEIVRGLRHRGGRPLNTGAALQYLRDNVFTASAGSRRLEGVPQVLILLSGGRSFDSVDAPATALKQLGVLVFAIGTRSSSSRELQKIVHHPRYALSVTELADLPSVQQNLQSYMTAVVASSTPTIIGMMVVVQSLH, encoded by the coding sequence ATGTCCCGTATTATGTGTGCCGCAGTGGACAGACAGCCAGGCGGAAGGGATGTGGTTTTCTTGTTGGATGGATCTGACGCCACAAGAAATGGATTCCCGGCTATGAGAGACTTTGTCCAAAGAGTAGTAGAGACGCTGAGCGTGGACGACAAGAAAGACCGTGTCTCGGTGGTTCAGTACAGCAGAGATGCAGCTGTCCAGTTCTAtctgaacacatacacaacaaagggCCAGATCCTTGAAATTGTCCGAGGTTTGAGACACAGAGGTGGAAGACCCCTCAACACCGGAGCAGCTCTCCAGTACTTGAGGGACAACGTCTTCACAGCCTCTGCCGGCAGCAGGCGGCTTGAAGGAGTTCCACAGGTCCTCATATTGCTGAGCGGTGGAAGGTCTTTTGACAGCGTGGATGCACCAGCTACTGCTCTCAAACAGCTGGGAGTGCTGGTCTTTGCCATTGGAACCAGGAGCTCCAGTAGCAGAGAACTGCAGAAGATCGTTCACCATCCCAGATATGCTCTCTCTGTTACTGAACTCGCTGACTTACCCAGTGTGCAGCAAAACCTTCAGTCCTATATGACGGCTGTGGTGGCTAGTTCCACTCCAACAATAATAGGTATGATGGTAGTTGTACAATCATTacattag